A stretch of Corallococcus macrosporus DNA encodes these proteins:
- the ggt gene encoding gamma-glutamyltransferase — MGAVERQTFRALGLAVLLVATQAGAARPYRGGAVATAYPPASEAALQMLEKGGNAVDAAVAAAFVAAVVGPYHSGVGGGGFALVHDAKSGGTQVLDFREVAPKGASRDMYVRDGALVPGLSTDGALSVAVPGAVAGYLELLSKHGKLKPAVVLAPAIRLAKQGFWVTPKYQQMATGRAECLRQDPEAARIFLTPNAQGTPDVPPLGHLIKQPDLARTLERVAKGGAKAFYSGPVAQALVKTVKDAGGLLTQEDLTAYTTRSPAPLETTYRGHRILTMPPPSAGGLAVVQVLGMLQQLRPQGVPYRDPESLHLYVEAVRRAYVDRAKYLGDPAFVQVPLERLTSPGHIADLAGGIDAKKATPSASLLAPVTGGPASTLRKDAGPLTPEPEKKNTTHISVIDKDGNAVAMTTTVNYSFGSCLVAKGTGVLLNDQMDDFAAQPGVPNAYGLVTGEPNAIQAGKVPLSSMSPTLVFAKEDPKRVMLAVGSPGGSTIPTTVIQAISNVVDHGMDVARAVGTGRLHHQYLPDELWVDKWGLEPATLSTLEAKGHKIRRVDGWGDAEAVYSDPRTNLRYSSSDPRNEGAATGQD, encoded by the coding sequence ATGGGAGCCGTGGAACGACAGACGTTCCGCGCGCTGGGACTCGCGGTGTTGCTGGTGGCGACTCAGGCGGGTGCGGCACGTCCCTACCGGGGAGGTGCGGTGGCCACGGCGTATCCGCCCGCGAGCGAGGCCGCGCTCCAGATGCTGGAGAAGGGCGGCAACGCGGTGGACGCGGCGGTGGCGGCGGCCTTCGTGGCGGCGGTGGTGGGTCCGTATCACTCCGGTGTGGGCGGCGGCGGGTTCGCGCTGGTGCACGACGCGAAGTCGGGCGGCACACAGGTGCTGGACTTCCGGGAGGTGGCTCCGAAGGGCGCCTCGCGCGACATGTATGTGCGGGACGGCGCGCTGGTGCCGGGGCTGTCCACGGACGGCGCGCTGAGCGTGGCGGTGCCGGGCGCGGTGGCGGGCTACCTGGAGCTCTTGTCGAAGCACGGCAAGCTCAAGCCCGCGGTGGTGCTGGCCCCCGCCATCCGGCTGGCGAAGCAGGGCTTCTGGGTGACGCCCAAGTACCAGCAGATGGCCACGGGCCGGGCGGAGTGCCTGCGCCAGGACCCGGAGGCCGCGCGCATCTTCCTCACGCCCAACGCCCAGGGCACGCCGGACGTGCCGCCGCTGGGGCATCTCATCAAGCAGCCGGACCTGGCGCGCACGCTGGAGCGCGTGGCGAAGGGCGGCGCGAAGGCCTTCTATTCGGGCCCGGTGGCGCAGGCGCTGGTGAAGACGGTGAAGGACGCGGGCGGGCTGCTCACGCAGGAGGACCTGACGGCGTACACGACGCGCAGCCCCGCGCCGCTGGAGACCACCTACCGGGGCCACCGCATCCTCACCATGCCCCCGCCCAGCGCGGGCGGGCTGGCGGTGGTGCAGGTGCTGGGCATGCTCCAGCAGTTGCGGCCGCAGGGCGTGCCCTACCGCGATCCGGAGTCGCTGCACCTCTACGTGGAGGCCGTGCGGCGCGCGTACGTGGACCGCGCGAAGTACCTGGGCGACCCGGCCTTCGTGCAGGTGCCGCTGGAGCGGCTGACGTCCCCCGGCCACATCGCGGACCTGGCGGGCGGCATCGACGCGAAGAAGGCCACGCCCAGCGCGTCGCTGCTGGCGCCGGTGACGGGCGGGCCGGCCTCCACGCTGCGCAAGGACGCGGGGCCGCTCACGCCGGAGCCGGAGAAGAAGAACACCACGCACATCTCCGTCATCGACAAGGACGGCAACGCAGTGGCCATGACGACCACGGTCAACTACAGCTTCGGCTCGTGCCTCGTGGCGAAGGGCACCGGCGTGCTGCTCAATGATCAGATGGACGACTTCGCCGCGCAGCCGGGCGTGCCCAACGCGTACGGGCTCGTCACCGGGGAGCCCAACGCCATCCAGGCCGGCAAGGTGCCCCTGTCCTCCATGTCGCCCACGCTGGTGTTCGCGAAGGAGGATCCGAAGCGGGTGATGCTGGCGGTGGGCAGCCCCGGCGGCTCCACCATCCCCACCACCGTCATCCAGGCCATCAGCAACGTGGTGGACCACGGCATGGACGTGGCGCGCGCGGTGGGCACGGGCCGGCTGCACCACCAGTACCTCCCGGACGAGCTGTGGGTGGACAAGTGGGGCCTGGAGCCGGCGACGCTGTCCACGCTGGAGGCGAAGGGCCACAAGATTCGCCGGGTGGACGGCTGGGGCGACGCGGAGGCCGTCTACAGCGACCCGCGCACGAACCTGCGCTATTCCTCCAGTGACCCGCGCAACGAGGGCGCCGCGACGGGCCAGGACTGA